The Dryobates pubescens isolate bDryPub1 chromosome 41, bDryPub1.pri, whole genome shotgun sequence genome includes a region encoding these proteins:
- the LOC128899194 gene encoding keratin-associated protein 21-1-like — protein MTFLQGQCEDDCYSPCSYGSVYTYRSYDCGSPCGSRSYGGLYGSRGLCGFGDRYGWGGLYGSRSLFGSGDCYGYGGLYSGSRSLLGSGDCYGYGGLYGGSRSLFGSGDCYGYGGLYSSRYGYPFSSRYGQRFGYGGCYSC, from the coding sequence ATGACTTTCCTCCAAGGGCAGTGTGAGGACGACTGCTACTCCCCCTGCAGCTACGGCAGCGTCTACACCTACCGCAGCTACGACTGCGGCAGCCCCTGCGGCTCCCGCAGCTACGGAGGTCTCTACGGCTCCCGCGGCCTCTGCGGCTTTGGGGATCGCTATGGCTGGGGTGGTCTCTACGGCTCCCGGAGCCTCTTTGGCTCTGGGGACTGCTATGGCTACGGGGGGCTGTACAGTGGCTCCCggagcctcctgggctctgGGGACTGCTATGGCTACGGGGGGCTGTACGGTGGCTCCCGGAGCCTCTTTGGCTCTGGGGACTGCTATGGCTACGGGGGGCTCTACTCCAGCCGCTACGGCTACCCCTTCAGCTCTCGCTACGGCCAGAGGTTCGGCTATGGGGGCTGCTACTCCTGCTAG
- the LOC104305799 gene encoding claw keratin gives MPSLNSCAAGGASPCGVAAPQPIADSCNEPCVRQCPDSTVVIYPPPVVVTFPGPILSTFPQQSVVGSEGAPEVGSAAGAARVPGGSRVYGGAIWGRGYPVGSCRPC, from the coding sequence ATGCCCTCCCTGAACTCCTGCGCCGCCGGCGGTGCCTCGCCGTGCGGGGTGGCCGCGCCTCAGCCCATCGCCGACAGCTGCAACGAGCCCTGCGTGCGGCAGTGCCCGGACTCCACCGTGGTCATCTACCCCCCGCCCGTGGTGGTCACCTTCCCCGGGCCCATCCTCAGCACCTTCCCGCAGCAGAGCGTGGTGGGCTCCGAGGGAGCCCCCGAAGTCGGGAGCGCCGCCGGCGCTGCCCGGGTCCCGGGGGGCTCTCGCGTGTACGGCGGTGCCATCTGGGGTCGGGGGTACCCCGTTGGAAGCTGCAGACCTTGCTAG
- the LOC104305798 gene encoding keratin-associated protein 19-2-like — translation MTFYRDFYDAGCCSLLGWEDLYGFGGLNGYRFGGPYGYYQEHHRYGSPSSYGSFRNLEGSRGWAGFGSFYGHGDLYGSGFGYPFFSGFGNRAFY, via the coding sequence ATGACCTTCTACAGGGACTTCTAcgatgctggctgctgctccctgctgggctgggaagaCCTCTATGGCTTTGGGGGGCTGAATGGCTACAGATTTGGAGGCCCTTACGGCTACTACCAGGAGCATCACCGCTACGGCAGCCCCTCCAGCTACGGAAGCTTCAGGAacctggagggcagcaggggttgggctgggtttggTAGCTTCTATGGGCATGGGGACCTGTATGGCTCTGGGTTTGGCTACCCCTTCTTCTCTGGGTTTGGCAACAGAGCCTTCTACTGa
- the LOC104305797 gene encoding claw keratin, with the protein MAVPLVQRVGLACLGDYLLGLVPPPLGRCPRRSGTCIKELRAPQPPSSFLRSTLLISWLSFLKAKMSCSSLCAPCGVCSPTPLADTCNHPCVQQCPDSTVVIQPPATVVTFPGPILSNFPQSSVVGSSGAPVMGGFGGRGGSGGRGGYGGFGGSGSYGGYGGYGSCGGYGGYGAYGCYGSYGSGCGIC; encoded by the exons AtggcagtgcccctggtgcagagGGTGGGCCTGGCTTGTTTGGGTGATTACCTACTGGGGTTGGTGCCACCACCCCTTGGCCGCTGCCCCAGGCGCTCTGGGACCTGTATAAAAGAGCTgagggctccacagcctccatcCAGCTTTCTCCGCTCGACTCTCCTCATCTCCTGG CTCTCCTTCCTGAAGGCCAAgatgtcctgctccagcctgtgtGCTCCCTGTGGGGTGTGCAGCCCTACCCCCCTGGCCGACACCTGCAACCATCCCTGcgtgcagcagtgccctgactCCACGGTGGTGATCCAGCCCCCGGCCACGGTGGTCACCTTCCCCGGGCCCATCCTCAGCAACTTCCCCCAGTCCAGCGTGGTGGGCTCCTCAGGAGCCCCTGTGATGGGAGGCTTTGGAGGCCgtgggggctctgggggccGTGGGGGCTACGGAGGCTTTGGAGGCTCTGGCAGCTATGGAGGCTATGGAGGCTATGGCAGCTGTGGAGGCTATGGAGGCTACGGAGCCTATGGCTGCTATGGAAGCTATGGGAGCGGCTGTGGGATCTGCTAA